The following are from one region of the Sorghum bicolor cultivar BTx623 chromosome 2, Sorghum_bicolor_NCBIv3, whole genome shotgun sequence genome:
- the LOC8056330 gene encoding uncharacterized protein LOC8056330 has product MEPEGSSGTGGHATWTSTWSGYMLEYLANLVVNGTKTSSTFKMVHYNGCEKALQEKFGIMRSGEQVKNHLKTWQKKFRKVCDLRGLSAAGWDEDTFTITLDDEHYNSHIKDHKADADFLNKPIQHFEEMHTIFGSTMATGRFAKDSSVPLGTQEESTDDWDNEVQRMEVQSGSGIGATQQDNAATSSATKATNPNKRDKGKKRARPDHDPLVAAIKWESTKLAKAIKVAGKADNDVPADLYDNVMAFKGSFNETHLSFYHSYLVQHPHIARAFNSLSFEHKFNWVAKHIADNYPGQ; this is encoded by the exons ATGGAACCAGAAGGCAGTTCAGGGACCGGTGGACATGCTACTTGGACTTCAACTTGGTCAGGCTACATGCTCGAGTACCTTGCCAATTTAGTGGTTAATGGCACCAAGACTTCATCCACCTTCAAGATGGTTCACTACAATGGATGTGAAAAGGCTCTCCAAGAGAAATTTGGCATTATGCGCAGTGGTGAGCAGGTTAAGAATCACCTTAAGACATGGCAAAAGAAGTTTCGAAAAGTCTGTGACCTTCGTGGTTTGAGTGCTGCTGGTTGGGATGAAGATACCTTCACTATAACTCTTGATGATGAGCACTACAACAGCCATATTAAG GATCACAAGGCTGATGCTGATTTCCTAAACAAGCCTATTCAACACTTTGAGGAGATGCACACAATATTTGGAAGTACCATGGCTACCGGCAGGTTTGCAAAGGACTCAAGTGTACCTCTAGGTACACAGGAAGAAAGTACAGATGACTGGGACAACGAGGTGCAGAGGATGGAGGTACAAAGTGGTAGTGGTATAGGTGCAACTCAGCAAGACAATGCTGCAACTTCATCGGCTACCAAGGCCACCAATCCTAACAAGAGGGACAAGGGCAAGAAGAGGGCCAGGCCTGACCATGATCCATTGGTGGCTGCAATTAAATGGGAAAGTACCAAGTTAGCCAAGGCGATAAAGGTAGCAGGGAAAGCAGACAATGATGTGCCGGCTGATTTGTATGACAACGTGATGGCTTTTAAGGGTAGTTTCAATGAGACTCACTTATCCTTCTACCATTCCTACTTAGTCCAACATCCTCACATAGCTAGAGCTTTCAACTCCTTGTCTTTTGAACATAAATTCAATTGGGTTGCAAAGCACATTGCAGACAACTATCCTGGGCAGTAA
- the LOC110432467 gene encoding uncharacterized protein LOC110432467, translating into MNTRLKAFVFAAAAHWLLCVMAIVARSRKRKRVARREGITYAPIYERDRKRMEYLDDKIWRNDTTCLNMLRMNKARFFRFCKLFRYRGLLEDTVHMCVEEQVAMFLHTVGHNVRNRVIATNFGRSGETVSRYFNKVLHAIGELRDDYIRPPSLDTPPKIEGDTRWYPYFKDCIGALDGTHIRATIPKEMQHAFCGRYKHCTQNVLAAVDFDQKFTYVLAGWEGTAHDALVLRDALSREGGLRVPQGKYYLVDAGYGAKPGFLPPFRGVRYHLNEWGSNPVQNEKELFNRRHCSLRIIVEQAFGPLKRRFKVLDDASPFFSYETQVDIVVACCIIHNWVIEDGSDEFNVPSDNDEDTQHTTYAGTASENAIMLAFREGLADQMWADRLSHGN; encoded by the exons ATGAATACCAGGCTCAAGGCATTTGTTTTTGCTGCTGCTGCACATTGGTTGTTGTGTGTCATGGCAATTGTTGCTCGGTCTAGGAAAAGAAAACGGGTTGCAAGAAGGGAGGGGATTACTTATGCACCAATATATGAAAGGGATAGGAAGAGAATGGAATACCTCGATGACAAAATCTGGAGGAACGACACAACTTGTTTAAACATGCTGAGAATGAACAAAGCACGTTTCTTTAGGTTTTGTAAGTTGTTTAGATATCGTGGTTTACTTGAAGATACCGTTCATATGTGTGTTGAGGAGCAAGTGGCAATGTTTCTGCATACTGTGGGGCACAATGTCAGGAATAGAGTAATTGCAACCAATTTTGGTAGATCCGGAGAAACGGTCAGTCGTTATTTTAACAAAGTCCTTCATGCTATTGGTGAGCTACGAGATGATTATATTAGGCCCCCTTCATTGGACACTCCACCTAAAATTGAAGGAGACACCAGGTGGTATCCATATTTTAAG GATTGTATAGGAGCACTTGATGGTACACATATTAGAGCCACTATTCCAAAGGAAATGCAGCATGCTTTTTGTGGTAGATACAAGCATTGTACTCAAAATGTACTGGCAGCCGTAGATTTTGACCAAAAGTTCACCTATGTGTTGGCCGGATGGGAGGGGACAGCACATGATGCACTAGTTTTACGTGATGCTTTATCACGTGAGGGTGGCCTTCGTGTGCCACAAG GTAAATATTATCTAGTTGATGCTGGATATGGAGCGAAACCAGGATTTTTACCCCCTTTTCGGGGTGTACGATACCACTTGAATGAATGGGGGAGTAATCCGGTGCAAAATGAGAAGGAATTGTTCAACCGTAGGCACTGCTCATTGAGAATAATAGTTGAGCAAGCATTTGGGCCACTGAAAAGGAGATTCAAAGTTCTTGACGATGCCTCTCCATTTTTTTCTTATGAAACTCAAGTTGATATTGTTGTTGCTTGCTGCATTATTCATAATTGGGTGATTGAAGATGGGAGTGATGAGTTCAATGTCCCAAGTGACAACGATGAGGACACCCAGCATACCACATATGCTGGGACAGCAAGTGAGAATGCCATTATGCTAGCTTTTAGGGAAGGCTTGGCTGACCAAATGTGGGCAGATCGTCTAAGCCATGGAAACTAG